One genomic segment of Bradyrhizobium diazoefficiens includes these proteins:
- the trbE gene encoding conjugal transfer protein TrbE, with protein sequence MMNLAEYRRSSTRLADFLPWAALVDAGIILNKDGSFQRTARFRGPDLDSAVPAELVAVAGRLNNALRRLGSGWAVFVEAQRHSAGAYPPDTFPDVASALVDAERRAQFEEEGAHYDSSYYLTFVYLPPAEDAARAERLLYEGGSRTPSADAREVLSGFADRTDRVLQLIEGFMPECAWLGDEATLTYLHSTISIKRHRVRVPEIPMYLDALLADQPLTGGLEPMLGAAHLRVLTIVGFPTATTPGILDDLNRLAFPYRWSTRAIMLDKTDATKLLTKIRRQWFAKRKSIAAILKEVMTNEASSLLDTDAHNKAMDADAALLELGSDQIGEAFVTASVTVWGRDARSADERLRLVEKVIQGRDFTCMIETVNAVEAWLGSLPGHVYANIRQPPISTLNLAHMIPLSAVWSGEARDHHFKAPPLLFGKTEGSTPFRFALHVGDVGHTLVVGPTGAGKSVLLALMALQFRRYPQSQVFAFDFGGSIRAAALAMGGDWHDLGGALSQDASEPVALQPLAWIDDTAERAWATDWVASILAREKIEITPEAKDHLWSALTSLASARLPERTLTGLSVLLQSTTLKRALQPYCLGGPYGRLLDAEFERIGEASVQAFETEGLIGTGAAPAVLAYLFHRIGDRLDGRPTLMIVDEGWLALDDADFAGQLREWLKTLRKKNASVVFATQSLSDIDGSDIAPAIIESCPTRLLLPNERAIEPQITAIYRRFGLNDRQIELLSRATPKRDYYCQSRRGNRMFELGLGEVALAFAAASSKTDQAAIDRLVTEHGREAFVPAWLQHRGAGWAVDLIPNLGNLEKSQ encoded by the coding sequence ATGATGAATCTCGCGGAATACCGCCGATCGAGCACGCGGCTTGCCGATTTCCTGCCGTGGGCGGCTCTGGTCGACGCGGGCATCATCCTGAACAAGGACGGCTCGTTTCAGCGAACGGCCAGATTCCGCGGACCGGATCTGGACAGCGCGGTCCCGGCCGAACTCGTGGCCGTGGCCGGTCGTCTCAACAACGCTCTGCGCCGCCTGGGATCCGGCTGGGCCGTCTTCGTGGAGGCGCAGCGCCATTCCGCAGGAGCGTATCCGCCGGACACATTTCCGGACGTTGCATCGGCGCTGGTTGATGCCGAGCGCCGCGCGCAGTTTGAAGAAGAGGGCGCCCATTACGACTCGAGCTATTACCTGACTTTCGTCTACCTGCCGCCGGCGGAGGATGCGGCGAGGGCGGAGCGGCTTCTTTATGAAGGCGGCAGTCGCACGCCAAGTGCCGACGCGCGCGAAGTTCTCAGCGGCTTTGCCGACCGAACCGACCGCGTGCTGCAGCTTATCGAGGGCTTTATGCCCGAATGCGCCTGGCTCGGCGACGAGGCGACGCTGACCTACCTGCATTCGACGATCTCAATCAAACGGCATCGGGTTCGTGTGCCCGAGATTCCCATGTATCTCGACGCATTGCTCGCCGACCAGCCCTTGACCGGTGGTCTCGAGCCGATGTTGGGCGCGGCACATCTGCGCGTTCTGACCATCGTCGGGTTTCCGACAGCGACCACGCCCGGAATTCTCGATGACCTCAATCGTCTCGCTTTCCCGTACCGCTGGTCGACCCGGGCGATCATGCTCGACAAGACGGATGCGACAAAGCTCCTGACGAAAATCCGGCGCCAGTGGTTCGCCAAGCGGAAGTCGATTGCTGCGATCCTGAAGGAGGTGATGACCAACGAGGCCTCCTCGCTTCTCGATACCGACGCCCACAACAAGGCGATGGATGCGGACGCGGCGCTCCTGGAGCTAGGTTCGGACCAGATCGGAGAGGCGTTCGTGACGGCGAGCGTTACCGTTTGGGGACGAGATGCGCGCTCGGCCGACGAGAGATTGCGGCTCGTCGAGAAGGTCATTCAGGGGCGCGACTTCACCTGCATGATCGAGACGGTGAATGCCGTCGAAGCGTGGCTCGGCAGCCTGCCTGGACACGTCTACGCCAACATCCGGCAACCGCCCATTTCGACCCTCAACCTTGCGCACATGATTCCGCTGTCGGCCGTCTGGTCCGGCGAGGCGCGAGATCATCATTTCAAGGCTCCGCCCCTGCTTTTTGGCAAGACAGAAGGGTCAACTCCCTTCCGTTTCGCGCTTCATGTCGGGGACGTCGGACACACGCTTGTGGTTGGTCCGACCGGGGCCGGCAAGTCGGTCCTGCTGGCGCTGATGGCGCTCCAGTTCCGCCGGTATCCCCAGTCTCAGGTGTTCGCCTTTGATTTTGGAGGCTCAATCCGAGCGGCAGCCCTCGCGATGGGTGGCGATTGGCACGACCTCGGCGGCGCGCTGTCGCAAGATGCGTCCGAGCCGGTCGCGTTGCAGCCATTGGCCTGGATCGACGATACGGCGGAACGGGCCTGGGCCACGGACTGGGTCGCCTCGATCCTTGCCCGCGAGAAGATCGAAATCACGCCGGAGGCAAAGGATCATCTATGGTCGGCGCTGACCTCCCTTGCTTCAGCGCGCCTGCCGGAGCGGACCCTGACAGGGCTGTCCGTTCTGCTCCAGTCGACGACCCTGAAACGCGCTTTGCAACCCTATTGCCTCGGTGGACCCTATGGCCGGCTGCTCGATGCAGAATTCGAGCGAATTGGCGAGGCGTCGGTTCAGGCGTTCGAAACCGAAGGACTGATTGGAACGGGCGCGGCACCCGCGGTGCTGGCCTATCTGTTCCACCGCATTGGCGACCGCCTCGACGGCAGGCCGACGCTCATGATCGTCGACGAAGGCTGGCTTGCGCTTGATGATGCGGATTTTGCCGGCCAGCTGCGCGAATGGTTGAAGACGCTGCGCAAGAAGAACGCGTCTGTGGTGTTCGCCACACAGTCTTTGTCGGACATCGATGGATCTGACATCGCTCCTGCCATCATTGAGAGCTGCCCGACTCGATTGCTTCTGCCGAATGAGCGGGCGATCGAGCCTCAGATCACCGCGATCTACCGCCGCTTTGGGCTCAACGATCGCCAGATCGAGCTCTTGAGCCGCGCGACGCCGAAACGGGACTATTACTGCCAGTCCCGCCGCGGCAACCGCATGTTCGAGCTCGGGCTCGGTGAAGTCGCGCTCGCCTTTGCGGCTGCATCCTCCAAGACGGACCAGGCCGCGATCGATCGATTGGTCACAGAGCACGGGCGCGAGGCCTTTGTGCCTGCTTGGCTCCAGCACCGCGGAGCCGGTTGGGCCGTGGACCTTATTCCCAATCTTGGCAATCTGGAGAAATCGCAATGA
- a CDS encoding VirB3 family type IV secretion system protein yields the protein MDEPVAGFIAPVHRALTEPILMGGAPRSVAIVNGTLAAALGLGLRLWIAGLLLWAIGHAAAVWAAKRDPTFVEVVRRHLRVPAHLNI from the coding sequence ATGGACGAGCCTGTCGCAGGATTTATCGCGCCGGTGCATCGGGCGCTGACGGAGCCGATCCTGATGGGCGGAGCACCCCGGTCGGTCGCCATCGTTAACGGCACGCTCGCCGCAGCCCTTGGGCTCGGACTGCGCTTGTGGATCGCCGGTCTCCTGCTCTGGGCCATTGGTCACGCGGCAGCTGTCTGGGCTGCCAAGCGAGACCCCACATTCGTCGAAGTGGTGCGCCGTCACCTGCGCGTCCCAGCCCATCTCAACATCTAG
- a CDS encoding TrbC/VirB2 family protein, with product MSPPAWAAGSNMPWEQPLNQILQSVEGPVAKIIAVIIIVVTGLTLAFGDSSGGFRRLIQIVFGLSIAFAASSFFLSFFSFGGGVVV from the coding sequence ATGAGTCCGCCCGCCTGGGCCGCCGGCTCCAACATGCCCTGGGAGCAGCCGCTCAATCAGATCCTGCAGTCGGTTGAAGGACCGGTCGCCAAAATCATCGCAGTCATCATCATCGTCGTCACGGGCCTGACGCTCGCATTCGGCGATAGCTCGGGCGGCTTTCGCAGGCTGATTCAGATCGTGTTCGGGCTTTCGATTGCGTTTGCAGCCTCGAGCTTCTTCTTGTCGTTTTTCTCATTCGGCGGCGGGGTGGTGGTGTGA
- the trbB gene encoding P-type conjugative transfer ATPase TrbB has protein sequence MLRSALGLAIARYLEDDAIVEVMLNPDGRLWVDRLSSGLTDTGEQLSAADGERIIRLVAHHVGAEVHAAAPRISAELPETGERFEGLLPPVVTAPAFAIRKPAVAVFTLDDYARVGIMTADHATALRQAVASRKNILVAGGTSTGKTTLTNALLAEVAKTSDRVVLIEDTRELQCKAPNLVALRTKDGVVSLSDLVRSSLRLRPDRIPIGEVRGAEALDLLKAWGTGHPGGIGTIHAGTALGALRRLEQLIQEAVMTVPRALIAETINVVAVLSGRGAERRLAALARVNGLGAAGDYSLSPAGDFT, from the coding sequence ATGCTCCGCAGCGCGCTGGGGCTCGCTATCGCGCGCTACCTCGAAGACGATGCGATCGTCGAGGTGATGCTGAACCCTGACGGCCGATTGTGGGTCGACCGGCTCTCCAGCGGATTGACTGACACAGGTGAACAATTATCGGCCGCCGATGGCGAGCGCATCATTCGCCTGGTGGCGCATCATGTCGGGGCCGAGGTCCACGCCGCCGCGCCCCGTATTTCTGCCGAACTACCCGAGACCGGAGAGCGGTTTGAAGGCCTGTTGCCGCCTGTCGTCACGGCACCAGCATTCGCCATTCGCAAGCCCGCCGTCGCGGTCTTCACGCTCGACGACTATGCCAGGGTAGGCATCATGACGGCCGATCACGCCACGGCACTGCGCCAGGCCGTGGCCTCGCGCAAAAACATCCTGGTCGCTGGCGGTACATCAACGGGCAAGACCACGCTCACAAATGCATTGCTTGCTGAGGTCGCGAAGACCAGTGACCGGGTCGTGCTGATCGAGGACACCCGCGAGTTGCAATGCAAAGCGCCGAATCTGGTCGCGCTGCGTACCAAGGATGGCGTGGTCTCGCTCTCGGATCTCGTGCGCTCCTCACTTCGGCTGCGTCCGGACCGCATTCCCATTGGCGAGGTGCGGGGCGCTGAGGCTCTTGATCTGCTCAAGGCGTGGGGCACCGGTCACCCCGGCGGGATCGGCACCATCCATGCGGGCACTGCACTCGGCGCTCTACGCCGGCTCGAGCAGCTTATCCAGGAAGCCGTGATGACCGTGCCGCGCGCCCTGATCGCCGAAACCATCAACGTCGTTGCGGTCCTGTCCGGGCGCGGTGCCGAGCGCCGGCTTGCCGCACTCGCGCGCGTCAACGGCCTCGGAGCGGCGGGGGATTACAGCCTTTCACCAGCAGGAGACTTCACATGA
- a CDS encoding CopG family transcriptional regulator, whose product MRNRMNVYFPPELLKQISDLADRKNISRSAIVEAAVISFLSPDGVDRKEAAFARRLDRLSRQVQRLERDVGLTAETLALFVRFWLTITPPLPNEAQAAAQIKGRERFEGFVETLGRRLQKGQSFLREIPDDIVREAPEESSN is encoded by the coding sequence ATGCGCAACCGCATGAACGTGTATTTCCCGCCGGAGCTTCTGAAGCAGATCTCCGACCTTGCCGATCGCAAAAACATCTCGCGATCGGCCATCGTCGAGGCGGCCGTCATCTCGTTTCTGTCGCCGGATGGAGTCGATCGCAAAGAGGCGGCGTTCGCCCGCCGTCTCGACCGGTTGTCCCGGCAAGTGCAGCGGCTTGAGCGGGATGTCGGGCTGACGGCCGAGACGTTGGCTCTGTTTGTTCGGTTTTGGCTGACGATCACGCCTCCCTTGCCGAACGAAGCCCAGGCCGCCGCTCAGATCAAAGGACGTGAGCGCTTTGAAGGCTTCGTCGAGACATTGGGCCGCCGGCTGCAAAAGGGCCAAAGCTTCTTGCGGGAGATTCCGGACGATATCGTTCGTGAAGCGCCCGAGGAGTCCAGCAACTGA
- a CDS encoding conjugal transfer protein TraG encodes MSGTKILWGQVIVVGLIVLLAIWGATEWTAWRLAYQPELGRPWFELSGIKIYYPPVFFWWWFVYDAYAPQVFVEGAFIVASGTFVSIAVAIGMSVWRAREAKNVQTYGSARWADAREVQAAGLLGGDGVVLGRLAQDYLRHNGPEHVLCFAPTRSGKGVGLVVPSLLTWPDSAIVHDIKGENWQLTAGFRSRHGRVLLFDPTNPKSSAYNPFLEVRRGEWEVRDVQNVADVLVDPEGSLDKRNHWEKTSHSLLVGAILHVLYAEPDKTLAGVAAFLSDPKRPIEVTLKAMMTSSHLGEQGPHPVVASTARELLNKSENERSGVLSTAMSFLGLYRDPVVAQVTSRCDWRISDLIADARPTTLYLVVPPSDISRTKPLIRLVLNQIGRRITEDLQAKNRRHRVLMMLDEFPALGRLDFFESALAFMAGYGIKAFLIAQSLNQIEKAYGPNNAILDNCHVRVSFATNDERTARRVSDALGTATEMRAMKNYAGHRLNPWLGHLMVSRQETARALLTPGEVMQLPPADEIVMVAGTAPIRAKKVRYYDDRRFAERILSPPEPARLGRSSREDSWSNLKLPVRNDSTVQTGGAETDAANSGLRREPELPDHVAIVKETTDVTPAEEFAVLDDDDDAVRQARLLRQQMRGVARQAALDPNDGIDL; translated from the coding sequence ATGTCCGGAACCAAAATCCTGTGGGGACAGGTGATTGTCGTCGGCCTGATCGTCTTGCTGGCGATCTGGGGAGCGACCGAGTGGACGGCCTGGCGGCTCGCCTATCAGCCGGAGCTAGGACGGCCATGGTTCGAGCTGTCGGGCATCAAGATCTATTACCCGCCCGTCTTCTTCTGGTGGTGGTTCGTCTACGACGCCTATGCCCCTCAGGTCTTTGTCGAGGGTGCATTCATCGTGGCCTCGGGGACCTTCGTTTCAATCGCGGTCGCGATCGGCATGTCGGTGTGGCGGGCGCGCGAGGCCAAGAATGTCCAGACCTACGGCTCGGCGCGGTGGGCCGATGCGCGGGAGGTGCAGGCGGCCGGACTTTTGGGTGGGGACGGGGTCGTGCTTGGCAGGTTGGCGCAGGATTACCTGCGCCACAACGGACCGGAGCATGTGCTCTGCTTTGCGCCGACCCGGTCCGGCAAGGGCGTTGGCCTTGTTGTTCCTTCCCTCCTGACGTGGCCAGACTCGGCCATCGTGCACGACATCAAGGGCGAGAACTGGCAGCTCACGGCCGGGTTTCGGTCCCGACATGGCCGGGTGTTGCTGTTCGATCCGACCAATCCAAAATCGTCTGCCTACAACCCCTTTCTCGAGGTACGCCGCGGCGAATGGGAGGTTCGGGACGTCCAGAATGTTGCGGACGTGCTGGTCGATCCGGAAGGGTCGCTCGACAAGCGGAATCACTGGGAGAAGACCAGCCACTCGCTGCTTGTTGGTGCCATCCTGCACGTCCTCTATGCAGAACCCGACAAGACGCTCGCCGGGGTCGCGGCCTTTTTGTCGGACCCGAAGCGCCCGATCGAGGTCACGCTGAAGGCAATGATGACAAGCTCGCACCTTGGTGAGCAGGGCCCACATCCGGTTGTCGCCTCAACCGCGCGAGAACTGTTGAACAAGTCGGAAAACGAGCGTTCTGGCGTGCTCTCGACCGCGATGTCGTTTCTTGGACTCTATCGGGATCCGGTGGTGGCGCAGGTCACGAGCCGATGCGACTGGCGGATCTCGGACCTGATTGCCGATGCTCGCCCGACGACGCTCTATCTTGTCGTGCCTCCGTCCGACATCTCCCGGACGAAGCCGCTCATACGTCTCGTGCTCAATCAAATCGGCCGTCGCATCACCGAAGATCTCCAAGCCAAGAACCGCCGCCACCGTGTCCTGATGATGCTGGACGAGTTCCCGGCTCTGGGGCGTCTGGATTTTTTCGAGTCGGCGCTCGCGTTCATGGCCGGATACGGGATCAAGGCCTTCCTGATCGCGCAGTCGTTGAACCAGATCGAGAAGGCGTACGGGCCCAACAATGCGATTTTGGACAATTGCCATGTCCGCGTGAGCTTCGCAACAAACGACGAGCGGACCGCAAGACGCGTTTCGGACGCGCTTGGGACTGCGACCGAGATGCGAGCCATGAAGAACTATGCCGGTCATCGGCTGAACCCGTGGCTTGGCCATCTGATGGTCTCGCGGCAGGAGACCGCACGCGCCTTGCTCACACCCGGCGAGGTGATGCAGCTTCCTCCCGCCGACGAAATCGTGATGGTGGCCGGGACGGCGCCAATCCGAGCCAAGAAGGTGCGCTACTACGACGACAGGCGCTTTGCCGAGCGCATTCTCTCACCGCCAGAGCCGGCCAGACTGGGGCGGTCTTCCCGCGAAGATAGTTGGTCAAACCTCAAGCTCCCCGTGCGGAATGATTCAACGGTCCAGACCGGAGGGGCCGAAACCGATGCCGCCAACAGCGGTCTGCGCCGCGAACCCGAGCTTCCTGACCACGTCGCGATCGTCAAAGAGACAACCGATGTGACGCCGGCAGAAGAGTTCGCCGTGCTAGACGACGACGATGACGCCGTGCGTCAAGCCCGGCTTCTTCGCCAGCAGATGCGGGGCGTGGCCCGCCAGGCGGCGCTTGACCCGAACGACGGCATTGATCTCTGA
- a CDS encoding NEL-type E3 ubiquitin ligase domain-containing protein has translation MDAGRTQRDIGITPEASERPHRQGCLCGLARTAAEWVGALTRARASDAGEPSSDQLLEGWAAEAGQREHEDRQEAVRRMRALQEATANAGVPQSLEISVLSLTSLPAVLPTGLCLRGLHVGFNRLDSLPDNLPATLRELNANGNRLTSLPNSLPPTLRELDASDNRLSSLPDLPAGIRRLNVDDNQLDSLPDNLPATLEELNARSNRLSSLPETLPAGLRQLDAARNRLTALPARLPSELSFLSVSANELTSLPNTFPAGLVTLYADHNQLTSLPETLLTQFRSEGTIDLDENPLPDRVRTNLAAVINAADYDGPQVYFSMGQGVAHGQARPLAEAVADWLDDEPAAVAAWQSFAAEPGAQEYSRFLDRLRDTVSYGNDVFRQTVAEDLRQTATRPRLREQYFQLAIGASESCEDRITLTWNDMQTARLNADVEDGAYDERLDKLLQQGRVMFRLDALQEIARDKVRSLRFVDEIEVYLAYQVKLREPLQLRHIAPDMRYFAVSHVTERDIAAAETSVRNQEATGFADYLATRWQPWETVVSRIAPQAYAAMQERLLDAMGTEFDSRLAQRLAENGLTGDADAERMLGAQISKEIACEIKGALMHQVLADRGLAL, from the coding sequence ATGGACGCAGGGCGGACCCAACGGGACATTGGCATCACTCCCGAAGCTTCCGAGCGCCCCCACCGGCAAGGTTGCCTGTGCGGTCTCGCTCGGACCGCAGCGGAGTGGGTCGGAGCATTGACCAGAGCGCGGGCCTCTGATGCCGGAGAGCCGTCGTCGGACCAACTCCTGGAGGGCTGGGCTGCCGAAGCGGGCCAGCGCGAACACGAAGACCGGCAAGAGGCAGTCAGACGAATGAGAGCTTTGCAGGAGGCGACAGCCAATGCGGGGGTGCCGCAGTCGCTGGAGATTTCGGTGCTGTCTTTGACTAGCTTGCCCGCTGTGCTCCCCACCGGACTCTGTCTCCGGGGTCTACACGTCGGATTCAATCGGCTGGACAGTCTGCCCGATAACCTTCCGGCGACGCTTCGAGAGCTCAATGCCAACGGCAACCGGCTGACCAGTTTGCCCAACTCACTTCCGCCAACGCTTCGGGAGCTCGACGCCAGCGACAACCGTCTTAGCAGCTTGCCCGACCTCCCGGCCGGGATTCGGCGCCTGAACGTCGATGACAATCAGCTGGACAGCCTGCCCGATAACCTTCCGGCGACGCTTGAAGAACTCAACGCCCGCAGCAACCGGCTGAGTAGTTTGCCCGAGACCCTCCCGGCTGGACTCCGGCAGCTCGATGCTGCCCGCAATCGGCTAACCGCGCTGCCCGCCCGCCTCCCAAGCGAGCTCAGTTTCCTTAGCGTCAGCGCTAACGAGCTGACCAGTCTGCCCAACACCTTCCCGGCTGGACTTGTGACTCTCTACGCCGACCACAACCAGCTGACCAGCCTGCCTGAGACACTGCTGACACAGTTCCGCTCTGAGGGCACCATTGATCTGGACGAGAATCCGCTGCCCGATCGGGTCCGGACCAATCTGGCCGCAGTCATCAATGCTGCGGACTATGACGGCCCCCAGGTCTACTTCTCTATGGGCCAAGGAGTGGCGCACGGTCAGGCGCGGCCCCTGGCCGAGGCCGTCGCGGACTGGCTTGACGATGAACCGGCCGCCGTGGCCGCGTGGCAGAGCTTCGCTGCTGAGCCGGGTGCCCAGGAATACTCACGCTTCCTCGACCGGCTGCGGGACACTGTGAGCTATGGCAATGACGTGTTCCGGCAGACGGTAGCAGAGGATCTGCGGCAAACGGCGACCAGGCCGCGGTTGCGCGAGCAGTACTTTCAGCTGGCCATCGGAGCGAGTGAGAGCTGCGAGGATCGCATCACTTTGACCTGGAACGACATGCAGACCGCACGCCTGAATGCTGACGTGGAGGACGGGGCCTATGATGAGCGGCTCGACAAGCTGCTGCAGCAGGGCCGCGTCATGTTCCGCCTGGACGCGTTGCAGGAGATTGCCCGCGACAAGGTCAGATCGCTCCGCTTCGTCGACGAGATCGAGGTCTATCTCGCCTATCAGGTCAAGCTGCGCGAGCCGCTTCAGCTGCGGCACATCGCTCCGGACATGCGCTATTTCGCCGTCTCCCACGTCACCGAGCGCGACATTGCCGCGGCCGAGACTTCGGTGCGAAACCAGGAGGCGACGGGATTCGCGGACTATCTGGCGACCCGCTGGCAACCCTGGGAGACGGTGGTGAGCCGCATCGCGCCCCAGGCCTATGCAGCAATGCAGGAGCGGCTCCTCGATGCGATGGGCACGGAGTTCGACAGCCGCCTGGCGCAACGGCTTGCCGAGAATGGCTTGACCGGCGACGCCGATGCCGAGCGGATGCTCGGCGCCCAGATCAGCAAGGAAATCGCCTGCGAGATCAAGGGCGCGCTCATGCATCAGGTGCTCGCAGACCGCGGCCTCGCGCTGTGA
- a CDS encoding relaxase/mobilization nuclease domain-containing protein, which produces MSNGDSDLRIRPGRIRSTRAPKPKSFINQLLRAAKKAGHSSAHVGGRRSSAGYGRSTFGRGRLAFGRSRLFSPTRRVVVKARVVRHKGRSFRSAALTAHLSYLKRDGVTRSGERAEMFDAASDRADGAAFAERCHDDRHHFRFIVSPEDAGDMTDLRAFTRDLAKQMETDLGTQLDWVAVDHWNTDNPHVHLLVRGVDKEGADLVISRDYISRGLRSRAEELAAIELGPKPEHEIRSALEREVTAERWTRLDREIRLSADETGYVDLRPENPRSSDPEIRRLMVGRLQHLEKMGLAASAAPGEWMVGLEAERHLRDLGMRGDIIKTMHRAFTERGEARGVSDYVIEGGQPSSQIIGRLVDRGLHDELTGEAYAVIDGTDGRAHHVRFRGIEAFEPAPSVGGIVEVRRFGPADDPRPTLVLATRSDLDLGEQVTAKGATWLDHRLVESNPMPLAMGGFGRQTRDALEARTEHLVREGLAVREGLAVRQGQRITFQRDLLNTLRRHELDEVAARISAATGLPHVKGATGEHVAGTYRQRLTLASGRFAMIDDGLGFQLVPWSRELEKRLGQHVAGTMKEGGGIEWSFGRKRDLGL; this is translated from the coding sequence GTGAGCAATGGCGACAGCGATCTGCGGATTCGGCCCGGGCGCATACGCAGCACCCGGGCTCCCAAGCCGAAGAGCTTCATCAATCAATTGCTGCGGGCCGCGAAGAAAGCCGGACACTCCTCGGCTCACGTTGGTGGCAGGCGTTCTTCCGCGGGCTATGGGCGCTCGACGTTTGGCCGCGGCCGGCTCGCTTTTGGCCGCAGCCGGCTGTTCAGCCCGACACGGCGCGTCGTGGTGAAGGCGCGCGTCGTACGTCACAAGGGACGTTCATTCCGCTCGGCGGCGCTGACCGCGCATCTTTCATACCTGAAGCGCGACGGCGTGACGCGGAGCGGCGAGCGAGCCGAGATGTTCGATGCCGCCAGCGATCGTGCTGATGGCGCGGCCTTCGCGGAACGGTGCCACGACGACCGTCATCATTTCCGGTTCATCGTCTCGCCCGAGGACGCCGGCGACATGACCGACCTCAGGGCCTTCACCCGCGACCTCGCCAAACAGATGGAGACCGATCTTGGCACGCAGCTCGATTGGGTGGCCGTCGATCACTGGAACACGGACAATCCTCACGTCCATCTTCTCGTTCGGGGCGTCGATAAGGAAGGAGCCGATCTCGTGATCTCGCGCGACTACATCAGTCGGGGTCTGCGCTCACGCGCCGAAGAGCTGGCTGCTATCGAGCTGGGTCCGAAACCGGAGCATGAGATTCGAAGTGCACTGGAGAGGGAAGTCACCGCAGAGCGGTGGACGCGGCTCGATCGGGAGATTCGGCTGTCAGCCGACGAAACCGGCTATGTCGATCTTCGCCCTGAGAATCCGCGCAGCTCCGATCCCGAAATCCGGCGCCTGATGGTCGGCCGCCTTCAGCATCTGGAGAAGATGGGCCTTGCTGCGTCAGCTGCGCCAGGGGAGTGGATGGTCGGGCTCGAGGCGGAACGTCATCTCCGCGACCTCGGCATGCGCGGCGACATCATCAAGACTATGCATCGCGCCTTTACCGAGCGTGGGGAGGCGCGCGGCGTGTCCGACTACGTCATCGAAGGTGGACAGCCAAGCTCCCAGATCATCGGGCGCCTGGTCGATCGAGGATTGCATGACGAGCTGACCGGCGAGGCCTACGCCGTGATCGACGGAACAGACGGGCGCGCGCATCATGTCCGCTTCCGCGGGATCGAAGCGTTCGAACCTGCGCCATCCGTCGGCGGTATTGTCGAGGTCCGGCGCTTCGGTCCAGCCGATGATCCGCGCCCGACATTGGTCCTTGCGACCCGTTCGGATCTCGATCTTGGTGAGCAGGTCACCGCGAAAGGCGCCACCTGGCTCGACCACCGGCTTGTTGAATCCAACCCCATGCCGCTCGCCATGGGCGGCTTTGGTCGCCAGACGCGCGACGCTCTCGAAGCTCGCACCGAGCATCTGGTACGGGAGGGTCTGGCGGTACGGGAGGGTCTGGCGGTACGGCAGGGCCAGCGCATCACCTTCCAGCGTGATCTCCTGAATACGTTGCGTCGACACGAGCTGGACGAGGTGGCAGCAAGAATCTCGGCGGCGACCGGCCTGCCTCACGTGAAGGGCGCCACCGGCGAGCACGTGGCGGGGACGTATCGTCAGCGCTTGACGCTCGCCTCGGGGCGTTTTGCCATGATCGACGACGGGCTCGGATTTCAGCTGGTGCCCTGGTCGCGCGAGCTCGAGAAAAGGTTGGGCCAGCACGTTGCCGGCACCATGAAGGAGGGCGGCGGGATCGAATGGAGCTTCGGCCGGAAGCGCGACCTCGGCCTGTAG